One window of Camelina sativa cultivar DH55 chromosome 4, Cs, whole genome shotgun sequence genomic DNA carries:
- the LOC104781261 gene encoding uncharacterized protein LOC104781261 isoform X2 produces MEPCSVTDDAEFWLPTEFLTDDDFLVEKENNAGGGLELVDDSFSYEPRLGFGASRSTVKPNNNNAWSMDKQSDDEKFLAGLTRQMVQSSLEDDFSGGFCGDHSFPAGNNTKALGMNRSPLCVAGTGCCCQTRRSNQNCNSRVSSWDLYCAAAEEVARMSIIDEHYHSSDRGLLALPTKLSSSVTATAVKNNPSNGTGYYSHRQSLPYQKLQAIQLKQQQLMKHHHHHRQLVHQSRGVRLNNSNGNKNVGGPVDLSSSAWSNYQLPRRDVMRAVFIGDQTGKRGSTGTGVFLPRSVNHSSSRAASRDDKPTLSTVLVPARLTQVLNLNVGEPVRSFSGNLNDVSWRQRSNNGGFSSQLHGGVRAEQPVNEPRLPSEWAY; encoded by the exons atggagCCTTGTAGCGTAACTGACGATGCTGAGTTTTGGCTTCCGACGGAGTTTCTCACCGACGACGATTTTCTCGTTGAGAAAGAGAACAACGCTGGTGGAGGACTCGAACTCGTCGATGACTCCTTCTCTTACGAGCCGCGTCTTGGATTTGGGGCTTCTCGCTCTACCGTTAAGCCTAATAATAATAACGCATGGTCTATGGATAAGCAAAGTGACGATGAGAAGTTCTTAGCCGGATTGACTCGGCAGATGGTTCAGTCATCTCTGGAAGATGATTTCTCCGGTGGATTTTGCGGTGATCACTCTTTTCCCGCCGGCAACAACACCAAG GCTTTGGGTATGAATCGTTCGCCTCTGTGTGTCGCCGGAACCGGCTGCTGTTGCCAGACTCGGAGATCGAACCAGAATTGCAACTCTCGAGTTTCTTCTTGGGATCTGTACTGTGCCGCGGCGGAGGAAGTAGCCAGGATGAGTATCATCGACGAACACTACCATAGTAGTGACAGAGGACTTCTCGCTCTTCCCACAAAACTTTCGTCCTCTGTCACCGCCACCGCCGTTAAAAACAACCCTAGCAACGGCACCGGTTACTACAGCCACCGTCAATCTCTCCCATACCAGAAGCTACAAGCTATCCAA CTAAAGCAGCAACAGCTGatgaaacatcatcatcatcatcgccaaTTGGTGCATCAGAGCAGAGGAGTAAGACTTAATAATAGTAATGGTAACAAAAATGTTGGTGGTCCAGTGGATTTGTCGTCTTCTGCATGGTCTAATTATCAGCTTCCGAGGCGTGATGTTATGAGAGCTGTATTCATCGGAGATCAAACCGGGAAACGTGGCTCAACCGGAACCGGAGTCTTCTTACCCCGTAGCGTTAACCACTCCTCTTCAAGAGCTGCGAGTCGTGACGATAAGCCCA CTCTATCGACTGTTTTGGTTCCGGCTCGATTGACTCAGGTCCTGAATCTGAACGTAGGCGAACCGGTCCGGTCATTTTCAGGAAATCTCAACG ATGTGTCGTGGAGACAGAGGAGCAACAATGGTGGGTTCTCAAGCCAGCTGCACGGTGGTGTTAGGGCGGAGCAGCCAGTGAACGAGCCTCGGTTACCATCGGAATGGGCTTATTGA
- the LOC104781261 gene encoding uncharacterized protein LOC104781261 isoform X1, whose amino-acid sequence MEPCSVTDDAEFWLPTEFLTDDDFLVEKENNAGGGLELVDDSFSYEPRLGFGASRSTVKPNNNNAWSMDKQSDDEKFLAGLTRQMVQSSLEDDFSGGFCGDHSFPAGNNTKALGMNRSPLCVAGTGCCCQTRRSNQNCNSRVSSWDLYCAAAEEVARMSIIDEHYHSSDRGLLALPTKLSSSVTATAVKNNPSNGTGYYSHRQSLPYQKLQAIQQLKQQQLMKHHHHHRQLVHQSRGVRLNNSNGNKNVGGPVDLSSSAWSNYQLPRRDVMRAVFIGDQTGKRGSTGTGVFLPRSVNHSSSRAASRDDKPTLSTVLVPARLTQVLNLNVGEPVRSFSGNLNDVSWRQRSNNGGFSSQLHGGVRAEQPVNEPRLPSEWAY is encoded by the exons atggagCCTTGTAGCGTAACTGACGATGCTGAGTTTTGGCTTCCGACGGAGTTTCTCACCGACGACGATTTTCTCGTTGAGAAAGAGAACAACGCTGGTGGAGGACTCGAACTCGTCGATGACTCCTTCTCTTACGAGCCGCGTCTTGGATTTGGGGCTTCTCGCTCTACCGTTAAGCCTAATAATAATAACGCATGGTCTATGGATAAGCAAAGTGACGATGAGAAGTTCTTAGCCGGATTGACTCGGCAGATGGTTCAGTCATCTCTGGAAGATGATTTCTCCGGTGGATTTTGCGGTGATCACTCTTTTCCCGCCGGCAACAACACCAAG GCTTTGGGTATGAATCGTTCGCCTCTGTGTGTCGCCGGAACCGGCTGCTGTTGCCAGACTCGGAGATCGAACCAGAATTGCAACTCTCGAGTTTCTTCTTGGGATCTGTACTGTGCCGCGGCGGAGGAAGTAGCCAGGATGAGTATCATCGACGAACACTACCATAGTAGTGACAGAGGACTTCTCGCTCTTCCCACAAAACTTTCGTCCTCTGTCACCGCCACCGCCGTTAAAAACAACCCTAGCAACGGCACCGGTTACTACAGCCACCGTCAATCTCTCCCATACCAGAAGCTACAAGCTATCCAA CAGCTAAAGCAGCAACAGCTGatgaaacatcatcatcatcatcgccaaTTGGTGCATCAGAGCAGAGGAGTAAGACTTAATAATAGTAATGGTAACAAAAATGTTGGTGGTCCAGTGGATTTGTCGTCTTCTGCATGGTCTAATTATCAGCTTCCGAGGCGTGATGTTATGAGAGCTGTATTCATCGGAGATCAAACCGGGAAACGTGGCTCAACCGGAACCGGAGTCTTCTTACCCCGTAGCGTTAACCACTCCTCTTCAAGAGCTGCGAGTCGTGACGATAAGCCCA CTCTATCGACTGTTTTGGTTCCGGCTCGATTGACTCAGGTCCTGAATCTGAACGTAGGCGAACCGGTCCGGTCATTTTCAGGAAATCTCAACG ATGTGTCGTGGAGACAGAGGAGCAACAATGGTGGGTTCTCAAGCCAGCTGCACGGTGGTGTTAGGGCGGAGCAGCCAGTGAACGAGCCTCGGTTACCATCGGAATGGGCTTATTGA
- the LOC104781262 gene encoding peptidyl-prolyl cis-trans isomerase PASTICCINO1, whose amino-acid sequence MAVGDQTEQNYLPKKKKSETEDDKRRKNIVPGSLLKAVVRPGGGDSSPVDGDQVIYHCTVRTLDGVVVESTRSECGGRGVPIRDVLGKSKMILGLLEGIPTMHKGEIAMFKMKPEMHYAEKDCPVSAPGNFPKDDELHFETELLDFFKAKIASEDLGVVKKILNEGEGWESPREPYEVKARISAKSGDGQVIFSHTEEPYFFTFGKSEVPKGLEIGIGTMARKEKAVIYVRKQYLTESPLMHIDQDREEVHFEVELVHFIQVRDMLGDGRLIKRRIQDGRGEFPMDCPLQDSRLSVHYKGMLLDEEKTVFYDSKLENNDQPLEFSSGEGLVPEGFEMCTRLMLPGEIALVTCPPDYAYDKFPRPPGVPEGAHVQWEIELLGFETPKDWTGLNFQSIMDEAEKIRSTGNRLFKEGKFELAKAKYEKVLREFNHVNPQDDDEGKIFGDTRNMLHLNVAACLLKLGEWRKSIETCNKVLEAKPGHVKGLYRRGMAYIAGGEYDDARNDFNMMIKVDKSSEADATAALLKLKQKEQEAENKARKQFKGLFDKKPGEITEVGTEIREESKTIEEVDETKDIDEDETQEEEEGTTTVSTERKKKWSEKGWPFLKNVMLQIGMQLGVVLIGILIFQFVNAKFT is encoded by the exons ATGGCGGTGGGAGATCAGACGGAGCAGAATTACttgccgaagaagaagaaatccgAAACGGAAGACGATAAGAG GAGGAAGAACATTGTTCCAGGGAGCTTGTTAAAAGCAGTGGTTAGACCTGGAGGAGGTGATTCGAGCCCCGTTGATGGTGATCAG GTTATTTATCACTGTACTGTTAGGACACTGGATGGTGTGGTAGTTGAATCTACGAGGTCAGAATGTGGAG GGAGAGGTGTACCGATAAGAGATGTCTTGGGGAAGAGCAAAATGATCCTTGGATTGCTCGAAGGAATTCCCACTATGCACAAGGGTGAAATTGCTATG ttcaAGATGAAACCTGAAATGCATTATGCAGAGAAGGATTGTCCAGTCTCAGCTCCAGGGAATTTTCCAAAAGATGATGAGCTTCATTTTGAGACTGAATTGTTGGACTTTTTTAAAGCCAAG ATTGCAAGTGAAGATCTGGGGGTCGTCAAGAAG ATTCTAAATGAAGGTGAGGGATGGGAATCTCCCAGAGAACCTTATGAAGTAAAAGCCAG GATATCTGCTAAATCCGGTGATGGACAAGTGATCTTCTCTCACACAGAAGAACCTTATTTCTTCACGTTTGGAAAATCTGAG GTGCCTAAAGGTCTTGAAATTGGAATTGGAACTATGGCTCGGAAGGAGAAGGCAGTGATATATGTTCGCAAGCAGTACTTGACTGAATCTCCTTTGATGCATATCGATCAAGACCGTGAGGAAGTTCATTTTGAGGTTGAACTGGTCCATTTCATTCAG GTGCGTGATATGCTTGGAGATGGACGTCTCATAAAACGTCGAATTCAAGATGGAAGAG GTGAGTTTCCCATGGATTGTCCTCTTCAAGACAGCCGGTTAAGCGTTCACTACAAGGGCATGCTTCTCGATGAAGAAAAGACTGTCTTCTATGATAGCAAGCTTGAAAATAATGATCAGCCGTTGGAGTTCAGTTCAGGAGAAGGACTG GTCCCTGAGGGATTTGAGATGTGTACTCGTTTGATGTTACCTGGGGAGATTGCTCTTGTTACATGCCCCCCTGATTATGCATATGACAAGTTTCCAAG ACCGCCTGGCGTTCCTGAAGGTGCACATGTTCAGTGGGAGATTGAGCTTCTTGGTTTCGAAACGCCAAAA GACTGGACTGGTTTGAACTTCCAAAGCATCATGGACGAGGCAGAAAAGATCCGAAGCACG GGTAACAGGCTTTTCAAAGAAGGAAAATTTGAGCTCGCAAAGGCGAAGTACGAAAAG GTACTCAGGGAATTTAATCATGTAAACCCGCAAGATGACGATGAAGGAAAAATATTTGGTGACACAAGG AATATGTTACATCTGAATGTTGCGGCATGTTTGCTTAAATTGGGAGAGTGGAGGAAGTCTATAGAGACGTGCAATAAG GTCCTAGAAGCAAAGCCAGGGCATGTGAAAGGTCTCTACCGCCGCGGAATGGCGTACATTGCAGGTGGAGAGTATGATGACGCTAGAAATGACTTCAATATG ATGATCAAAGTGGATAAATCATCGGAAGCTGATGCCACAGCTGCTCTATTGAAACTGAAGCAGAAAGAACAG GAAGCGGAAAACAAAGCTAGAAAGCAGTTCAAAGGATTATTCGACAAGAAACCGGGGGAGATAACCGAAGTGGGTACAGAAATAAGAGAGGAGTCTAAAACTATAGAAGAAGTAGATGAGACAAAGGATATTGATGAAGACGAAacacaggaagaagaagaaggaacaacaaCGGTGAGCAcggaaaggaagaagaaatggtCGGAGAAAGGGTGGCCTTTCCTGAAGAACGTGATGCTACAAATCGGAATGCAGCTCGGTGTAGTTCTGATAGGGATTTTGATATTCCAGTTTGTGAATGCTAAATTTACATGA
- the LOC104781264 gene encoding phosphatidylinositol:ceramide inositolphosphotransferase 1, which translates to MNLYIRREASKLWKRLCSEITTEIGLLAENWKYLLAGLLCQYIHGLAARGVHYIHRPGPTLQDSGFFVLPELGQDKGYISETVFTCVFVSFFLWTFHPFIVESKKIYTVLIWCRVLAFLVACQFLRVITFYSTQLPGPNYHCREGSELARLPRPHNVLEVLLLNFPRGVIYGCGDLIFSSHMIFTLVFVRTYQKYGSKRFIKLLGWVIAILQSLLIIASRKHYTVDVVVAWYTVNLVVFFLDNKLPELPDRTTVLLPVVSKDRTKEENHKLLNGNGVDPADWRPRAQVNGKDSSGGHTDNNTNGA; encoded by the exons ATGAACCTTTACATTCGCCGCGAAGCTTCCAAG CTATGGAAGAGGTTGTGTTCGGAAATCACGACAGAGATTGGTCTCCTTGCTGAGAATTGGAAATACCTTCTTGCTGGTCTTCTCTGTCAG TATATTCATGGTTTAGCTGCTAGGGGAGTTCATTATATTCACCGGCCAGGACCAACGCTTCAAGATTCCGGCTTCTTTGTTCTTCCG GAGCTTGGTCAAGATAAAGGCTACATAAGTGAAACTGTCTTCACTTgtgtatttgtttcatttttcctG TGGACTTTCCATCCTTTCATTGTGGAAAGCAAGAAGATTTACACTGTGTTGATATGGTGCAGGGTTCTCGCCTTCTTAGTT GCTTGTCAGTTTCTCCGTGTCATAACATTCTATTCGACGCAGCTTCCTGGCCCTAACTATCACTGTCGAGAG GGTTCTGAGCTTGCCAGGTTGCCAAGGCCACACAACGTTCTTGAGGTGCTCTTGCTTAACT TTCCTCGTGGGGTGATATACGGATGTGGAGACCTGATTTTCTCATCGCACATGATATTCACACTAGTCTTTGTCCGCACTTACCAGAAATACGGTTCTAAAAG GTTCATAAAGCTGTTAGGTTGGGTCATTGCCATTTTGCAAAGCCTCTTGATTATTGCGTCCCGTAAACATTACACAGTCGATGTGGTTGTTGCGTGGTATACTGTGAACTTAGTTGTCTTCTTTCTCGACAACAAATTACCAG AACTGCCTGATCGAACAACGGTGTTGCTCCCTGTCGTCTCAAAAGATAGAACCAAAGAAGAGAATCACAAACTCTTGAATGGGAACGGTGTTGATCCAGCAGATTGG AGA